From the genome of Cynocephalus volans isolate mCynVol1 chromosome 14, mCynVol1.pri, whole genome shotgun sequence, one region includes:
- the LOC134363420 gene encoding large ribosomal subunit protein eL39-like — protein sequence MSFHKTFRIRLLLAKKQKQNQPIPQRTQIKTGKKIRYNSKRRHWRRTTRGL from the coding sequence ATGTCTTTTCACAAGACTTTCAGGATCAGGCTATTACtggcaaagaaacagaagcaaaatCAGCCCATTCCCCAGCGGACTCAGATAAAAACTGGTAAGAAAATCAGGTACAACTCCAAGAGGAGACACTGGAGAAGAACCACACGGGGTCTATAA